In Amycolatopsis methanolica 239, a single genomic region encodes these proteins:
- a CDS encoding MCE family protein — protein MTLDSRAARGVYRWIATGCVLALLVTAGLYLVLRDSVGTRISALFDRTVGLYAGSSVRVLGVPVGEITGVTPEGAVVRVDMRIDDDVRIPADAGAVVVAPSLVSDRYVQLTPAYDSGPVMASGALIPQDRTATPMELDDLYGTLDKLSISLGPNGANANGALSDLLNTAAANLDGNGLNLNSTVTELANLSRTLDNSKEDLFGTVRNLQSFTTALADSDAQLNEFYQRLGNVTGFLAEDSDDVSAALAALGSSLGDVQSFVAENKDLLTSNVDRLASITQVLVDQRAALAEVLDVSPTGMTNFINSYDAASGSIAIRYNANEFTNPLITTLCRLIKASTPVGLPTTVSDVCEAIAPVVEGIAKVPSIPQLLADINSGKLPPLPLLPLVDIPEAGS, from the coding sequence ATGACGCTCGACAGCCGTGCCGCGCGCGGCGTGTACCGCTGGATCGCGACCGGGTGCGTGCTCGCGCTGCTGGTGACGGCCGGCTTGTACCTGGTGTTGCGGGACAGCGTCGGCACCCGGATCTCCGCGTTGTTCGACCGGACCGTCGGCCTCTACGCCGGCTCGTCGGTGCGCGTCCTCGGCGTGCCGGTCGGCGAGATCACCGGGGTCACCCCGGAGGGCGCCGTGGTGCGCGTGGACATGCGGATCGACGACGACGTGCGGATCCCGGCCGACGCCGGCGCCGTCGTGGTCGCCCCGAGCCTGGTCAGCGACCGGTACGTGCAGCTCACGCCGGCCTACGACAGCGGACCGGTGATGGCCTCCGGCGCGCTCATCCCGCAGGACCGCACCGCGACGCCGATGGAACTGGACGACCTCTACGGCACGCTCGACAAGCTGTCGATCAGCCTCGGGCCCAACGGCGCCAACGCGAACGGCGCGCTGTCCGACCTGCTGAACACCGCCGCGGCCAACCTCGACGGCAACGGGCTGAACCTCAACAGCACCGTCACCGAGCTGGCCAACCTGTCGCGCACGCTGGACAACTCGAAGGAAGACCTGTTCGGCACCGTGCGGAACCTGCAGTCGTTCACCACCGCGCTCGCGGACAGCGACGCGCAGCTCAACGAGTTCTACCAGCGGCTCGGGAACGTGACGGGCTTCCTCGCCGAGGACTCCGACGACGTCAGCGCCGCGCTGGCCGCGCTCGGCTCATCGCTGGGCGACGTGCAGAGCTTCGTCGCGGAGAACAAGGACCTGCTCACGTCCAATGTGGACCGGCTGGCGAGCATCACGCAGGTGCTCGTCGACCAGCGGGCCGCGCTCGCCGAGGTGCTCGACGTCAGCCCGACCGGCATGACGAACTTCATCAACTCCTACGACGCGGCGTCCGGCAGCATCGCGATCCGCTACAACGCCAACGAGTTCACCAACCCGCTGATCACCACGCTGTGCCGGCTGATCAAGGCGTCCACGCCGGTCGGCCTGCCGACGACGGTCAGCGACGTGTGCGAGGCGATCGCCCCGGTGGTCGAGGGCATCGCGAAGGTCCCGTCGATACCGCAGCTGCTCGCCGACATCAACAGCGGCAAGCTCCCGCCGCTGCCGTTGCTGCCGCTGGTCGACATCCCGGAGGCCGGATCATGA
- a CDS encoding MCE family protein yields the protein MITRKHRIQLIAFLLIALTSVGYAGGRYAGLDRLFGTSGYLVTANLTESGGIFEGAEVTYRGVAVGRVSKLHLTDEGVAVDLDITSDEQIPADTEAVVATRSAVGEQYVDLRPKHQDGPYLANGSVITSDRTAIQLSPDTVLANLDRLVASVDTQSLKTVVDETYDAFAGSGHDLQQLLDTANSFTTAATGNLPQTTRLLADGRVVLNTQQRQADTITSMATGLRTIAEQLKGADPDLRKVIDTTPGLARDLDTILATSGTDLGVLIANLLTTAQITSVRTDAIEELLVAYPVISAFTRSVWSNGEGHLGLVLNFFDPHSCTKGYETTQQRPANDTREVPANRQAYCAEPPGSATGVRGAQNAPYAGKPVNPAKPSGPAPSPAQSTSTQMPGVLGLVSGTASSLGQLLGLPG from the coding sequence GTGATCACCCGCAAGCACCGGATCCAGCTGATCGCGTTCCTGCTGATCGCGCTCACGTCGGTGGGTTACGCGGGCGGCCGGTATGCCGGGCTGGACCGGCTGTTCGGCACCAGCGGCTACCTGGTCACGGCGAACCTGACCGAGTCGGGCGGGATCTTCGAGGGCGCCGAGGTGACCTACCGGGGCGTCGCGGTCGGCCGGGTGTCCAAACTGCACCTGACCGACGAGGGAGTCGCGGTCGACCTGGACATCACCTCCGACGAGCAGATCCCGGCCGACACCGAGGCCGTGGTCGCGACCCGGTCGGCGGTCGGGGAGCAGTACGTCGACCTGCGGCCCAAGCACCAGGACGGGCCGTACCTGGCGAACGGATCGGTGATCACCAGCGACCGCACGGCGATCCAGCTCTCGCCGGACACCGTGCTCGCCAACCTGGACCGCCTGGTCGCCAGTGTGGACACCCAGTCGCTGAAGACCGTGGTGGACGAGACCTACGACGCGTTCGCGGGCAGCGGCCACGACCTGCAGCAGCTGCTCGACACGGCGAACTCGTTCACCACGGCGGCGACGGGGAACCTGCCGCAGACCACGCGGCTGCTGGCCGACGGCCGGGTCGTCCTGAACACCCAACAGCGGCAGGCCGACACGATCACCTCGATGGCCACCGGCCTGCGCACGATCGCCGAGCAGCTCAAGGGCGCGGACCCGGACCTGCGGAAGGTCATCGACACCACGCCCGGCCTGGCGCGGGACCTGGACACGATCCTCGCGACGTCCGGCACCGACCTCGGCGTGCTGATCGCGAACCTGCTCACCACCGCGCAGATCACCTCGGTGCGCACCGACGCGATCGAGGAGCTGCTGGTCGCCTACCCGGTGATCTCGGCGTTCACCCGGTCCGTCTGGTCCAACGGCGAAGGCCACCTCGGGCTGGTGCTGAACTTCTTCGACCCGCACTCGTGCACCAAGGGCTACGAGACGACGCAGCAGCGCCCGGCGAACGACACCCGCGAAGTGCCCGCCAACCGGCAGGCCTACTGCGCCGAGCCGCCGGGCAGCGCGACCGGGGTGCGCGGCGCGCAGAACGCGCCGTACGCGGGCAAACCGGTCAACCCGGCGAAGCCGTCCGGCCCCGCGCCGTCGCCCGCCCAGTCCACGTCGACCCAGATGCCCGGGGTGCTGGGGCTGGTCAGCGGGACCGCGAGCTCGCTGGGGCAGCTGCTGGGGCTGCCGGGATGA
- a CDS encoding MCE family protein, with the protein MRRAVLLRRLWHQVLGLVFLVVCGLFFVTTVAAYNKEFTPVAMVRLETDHVGNQLRKGSDVKIRGVVVGEVRSIQAMGDHAALELALDPDQLGLIPDNVSARLLPKTLFGERYVALQIPPDPSDRHIAAGDVIPQDRSSSAIALEQVLNNVMPLLQAVQPQKLASTLSAVSTALDGRGEQLGATLVNLSEYLAGLNTSLPDIKADITGVANVADTYDRAAPDFLQALADLTTTTKTLVDKQQALTQVWASVTNASDDLDSFLRVNQANLINLTVTSQSTLEVLAKYAPEYPCLLQQLAEAVPRAYEAFGAGTDKMNHVTIRFVADRTKYEPGKDEPEYLDKRGPRCYPMVLPPGRWPQYPPGGPIQDGSTHPPAGPGASVPLPSNGIIDGGASTTGSVANSPAEQDLVAALLSPAAPQDVPGWGTLLAGPLYRGVEVEVR; encoded by the coding sequence ATGAGACGGGCGGTGCTGCTGCGGCGGCTCTGGCACCAGGTGCTCGGCCTGGTGTTCCTCGTCGTGTGCGGGCTGTTCTTCGTCACCACGGTCGCCGCCTACAACAAGGAGTTCACCCCGGTCGCGATGGTGCGGCTGGAAACCGACCACGTCGGCAACCAGCTGCGCAAGGGCTCAGACGTCAAGATCCGCGGTGTCGTCGTCGGCGAGGTGCGCTCGATCCAGGCGATGGGCGACCACGCCGCGCTGGAACTCGCGCTGGACCCGGACCAGCTGGGCCTGATCCCGGACAACGTCTCCGCACGGCTGCTGCCCAAGACCCTGTTCGGCGAACGCTACGTGGCCCTGCAGATCCCGCCCGATCCGTCGGACCGGCACATCGCGGCGGGCGACGTCATCCCGCAGGACCGCAGTAGCTCGGCGATCGCGCTGGAGCAGGTGCTGAACAACGTCATGCCGCTGCTGCAAGCAGTCCAGCCGCAGAAGCTCGCCAGCACGCTCAGCGCGGTCTCCACCGCGCTCGACGGCCGCGGCGAGCAGCTCGGCGCCACGCTGGTGAACCTGTCCGAGTACCTGGCCGGGCTCAACACGTCGCTGCCGGACATCAAGGCCGACATCACCGGGGTGGCGAACGTCGCGGACACCTACGACCGGGCCGCGCCGGACTTCCTGCAGGCGCTGGCCGACCTGACCACCACCACGAAGACCCTGGTGGACAAGCAGCAGGCGCTGACCCAGGTCTGGGCGTCGGTGACGAACGCGAGCGACGACCTGGACAGCTTCCTTCGCGTCAACCAGGCCAACCTGATCAACCTCACGGTCACCTCGCAGTCCACTTTGGAGGTTCTTGCGAAGTACGCGCCGGAGTACCCGTGCCTGCTGCAGCAGCTGGCCGAGGCCGTGCCGCGCGCGTACGAGGCCTTCGGCGCGGGCACCGACAAGATGAACCACGTGACGATCCGGTTCGTCGCCGACCGCACCAAGTACGAGCCGGGCAAGGACGAACCGGAGTACCTCGACAAGCGCGGGCCGCGTTGCTACCCGATGGTGCTGCCGCCCGGTCGCTGGCCGCAGTACCCGCCGGGCGGGCCGATCCAGGACGGCTCGACCCACCCGCCCGCGGGGCCGGGCGCGAGCGTTCCGCTGCCCAGCAACGGGATCATCGACGGCGGGGCGTCCACCACCGGATCGGTCGCGAACTCGCCCGCCGAGCAGGACCTGGTCGCCGCGCTGCTGTCGCCGGCCGCGCCGCAGGACGTGCCGGGGTGGGGAACCCTGCTCGCCGGCCCGCTCTACCGCGGGGTGGAGGTGGAGGTGCGATGA
- a CDS encoding nuclear transport factor 2 family protein has protein sequence MTSRVATWVSVLTAVIVLAGGFAGWAAVQAGQWRTSNAALADPAATAEASDQISAALKAVFSYDYGNLARTERAAASVLVDDAVTQYRDTFAAAQEQAVSQKLIRTTTVASLGLQDLHGDTARALAFLEQQTLNTANGQQASSSAAVSVVARKVDGAWKITALTPL, from the coding sequence GTGACTTCCCGCGTGGCGACGTGGGTTTCGGTGCTCACGGCGGTGATCGTGCTGGCCGGCGGGTTCGCCGGGTGGGCCGCGGTGCAGGCCGGGCAGTGGCGCACGTCGAACGCCGCGCTGGCCGACCCGGCGGCGACGGCAGAGGCATCGGACCAGATCAGCGCGGCCCTGAAGGCGGTGTTCTCCTACGACTACGGCAACCTGGCGCGCACCGAGCGGGCGGCCGCGTCGGTCCTGGTGGACGACGCGGTGACCCAGTACCGCGACACCTTCGCCGCCGCGCAGGAGCAGGCGGTGTCGCAGAAACTGATCCGCACGACGACGGTGGCCTCGCTCGGGCTGCAGGACCTCCACGGCGACACCGCGCGGGCACTGGCGTTCCTGGAGCAGCAAACCCTCAACACGGCGAACGGACAGCAGGCGTCATCGTCGGCAGCGGTGTCGGTGGTGGCCCGCAAGGTGGACGGGGCGTGGAAGATCACGGCGCTCACGCCGCTGTGA
- a CDS encoding glucose 1-dehydrogenase, whose protein sequence is MGRLDGKTALITGAARGQGAAAARRFTQEGAKVMVADVADDDGKALADEIGAVYQYLDVSREDDWAAAVQRAEDEFGGLTVLVNNAGILHFSELAHTSLADYERVIGINQIGAFLGMRSVVEPMTRAGGGSIINVSSVEGLAGMPFLVAYTASKFAIRGMTKVAALELGRKGIRVNSVHPGMIDTKMVADAAGGAEIDMAWVGKKVALGRVGKPEEIAQLAVFLASDESSYCTGGEFVADGGATATHALNLQG, encoded by the coding sequence ATGGGACGCCTCGACGGGAAGACCGCGCTGATCACCGGCGCGGCCAGGGGACAGGGCGCGGCCGCGGCCCGGCGGTTCACGCAGGAGGGCGCGAAGGTGATGGTCGCCGACGTCGCCGACGACGACGGCAAGGCCCTCGCCGACGAGATCGGCGCGGTCTACCAGTACCTCGACGTCTCGCGCGAGGACGACTGGGCCGCCGCGGTGCAGCGCGCCGAGGACGAGTTCGGCGGCCTCACCGTGCTGGTGAACAACGCGGGAATCCTGCACTTCTCGGAGCTGGCGCACACGTCACTGGCCGATTACGAACGCGTCATCGGAATCAACCAGATCGGGGCGTTTCTCGGCATGCGCTCGGTCGTTGAACCGATGACGCGGGCCGGTGGCGGCTCGATCATCAACGTGTCCTCTGTGGAGGGTCTGGCCGGCATGCCGTTCCTCGTCGCCTACACCGCGAGCAAGTTCGCGATCCGGGGGATGACGAAGGTGGCCGCGCTGGAGCTGGGGCGCAAGGGGATCCGGGTCAATTCGGTCCATCCCGGCATGATCGACACGAAGATGGTCGCCGACGCCGCGGGCGGAGCGGAGATCGACATGGCCTGGGTCGGCAAGAAGGTCGCGCTGGGACGCGTCGGCAAGCCCGAGGAGATCGCGCAGCTCGCGGTGTTCCTGGCCAGTGACGAGAGTTCCTACTGCACGGGCGGGGAATTCGTCGCCGACGGCGGGGCCACGGCTACCCATGCTCTCAATCTGCAGGGGTGA
- a CDS encoding STAS domain-containing protein — MNGNLVLDVSGPRFADHRSLTRLAEHAANRGGTLVLRDPSPAVSGLVEVLGLPTVRVEGAA, encoded by the coding sequence GTGAACGGCAACCTGGTGCTCGACGTCAGCGGTCCGCGGTTCGCCGACCACCGCAGCCTGACGCGGCTGGCGGAGCACGCCGCGAACCGTGGTGGGACACTGGTGTTGCGTGATCCCTCGCCGGCCGTCTCCGGCCTGGTCGAAGTGCTGGGGCTGCCGACGGTGCGGGTGGAGGGGGCCGCGTGA
- a CDS encoding MCE family protein has product MNRFVPSLVKILIFAVVTVLLTGILGSTIANTNFGVTSTYTARFTDASGLHEGDDVRIVGVKVGQVDEITVEEDGDTSYADVHFTVQSAYRLPGSVTAAVKYRNLVGQRYLSLGTNVPGDDQLAAGGMIPPERTQPALNLTVLFNGFKPLFAALDPQQVNQLSYEIIQVFQGEGGTIESLLSHTASLTQTIADRDEVIGQVIGNLNTVLTTVNDRGPQLSNLIEATQQLVSGLAAQRGPIGDAVSALGELTDATAGLLADVRPPVQQDIAALGTLSGTLADSGQLIDELLKKLPGNLEKFTRTLSYGGWYNYYLCGLTGTIGVTSLNITLPMLPLPATEVPERCQAS; this is encoded by the coding sequence ATGAACCGGTTCGTCCCGTCGCTGGTCAAGATCCTGATCTTCGCCGTCGTCACGGTGCTGCTGACCGGGATCCTCGGCTCGACCATCGCCAACACCAACTTCGGCGTCACCTCCACCTACACCGCGCGCTTCACCGACGCCTCCGGCCTGCACGAGGGCGACGACGTGCGGATCGTCGGCGTGAAGGTCGGTCAGGTGGACGAGATCACCGTCGAGGAGGACGGCGACACCAGCTACGCCGACGTGCACTTCACCGTCCAGTCGGCCTACCGCCTGCCCGGCTCGGTCACCGCGGCCGTCAAGTACCGCAACCTCGTCGGGCAGCGGTACCTGTCGCTGGGCACCAACGTGCCCGGGGACGACCAGCTGGCGGCCGGCGGCATGATCCCGCCGGAACGCACGCAGCCCGCGCTGAACCTCACCGTGCTGTTCAACGGGTTCAAGCCGCTGTTCGCGGCCCTGGACCCGCAGCAGGTCAACCAGCTCTCCTACGAGATCATCCAGGTGTTCCAGGGTGAGGGCGGCACGATCGAGAGCCTGCTGTCGCACACCGCGTCGCTCACCCAGACCATCGCCGACCGCGACGAGGTGATCGGCCAGGTGATCGGCAACCTCAACACCGTGTTGACCACGGTGAACGACCGTGGCCCGCAGCTGTCGAACCTGATCGAGGCGACCCAGCAGCTGGTGTCCGGGCTGGCCGCGCAGCGTGGCCCGATCGGCGACGCGGTGTCCGCGCTGGGCGAGCTGACCGACGCCACGGCCGGGCTGCTCGCCGACGTGCGCCCGCCGGTCCAGCAGGACATCGCCGCGCTCGGGACGCTGTCCGGCACGCTCGCCGACTCCGGGCAGCTGATCGACGAACTGTTGAAGAAGCTGCCCGGCAACCTGGAGAAGTTCACCCGGACCCTGAGCTACGGCGGCTGGTACAACTACTACCTCTGCGGTCTGACCGGGACCATCGGCGTGACGTCGCTGAACATCACGCTGCCGATGCTCCCGCTGCCCGCGACCGAGGTCCCGGAGAGGTGCCAGGCGTCATGA
- a CDS encoding MCE family protein, with protein MRRLTGVLCGVLLLLAGCGTAGFSGLYNTPLPGGADLGDHPYRITAQFADVLDLVPQASVKVNDVPIGRVDSVELAPDSRSAIVHMSLNGDLKMPENSFAQLRQSSLLGEKFVQLAEPAGEPAAAPLREGSVIPLARTNRNPEVEEVLGALSLLLNGGGVNQLADITRELNHALTGNEAEIRALLARVDRIATELDGQKSEIIRAIDGLNRLSGTLVAQTANLTTALEDLAPGMAVVTQQRDQLVGMLQSLDRLSGVAVDTIDASRESLLADLRALAPTLSKLAEAGTNLPEALKILPTYPLPDVAGDVVKGDYANVTARLDLNLDAIFQNIANSGKFPSFQLPSDNETSTQAAAPPLPIPQPTAPQAQTQPQPVTGLLPGLSDLLGNLLGGTP; from the coding sequence ATGAGGCGGCTGACCGGGGTGCTGTGCGGGGTCCTGCTGCTCCTGGCGGGCTGCGGCACGGCCGGGTTCTCCGGGCTCTACAACACGCCGCTGCCGGGCGGGGCGGACCTCGGTGACCACCCGTACCGCATCACCGCGCAGTTCGCCGACGTGCTCGACCTGGTGCCGCAGGCTTCGGTGAAGGTCAACGACGTGCCGATCGGCCGGGTCGACAGCGTCGAGCTGGCGCCGGACAGCAGGTCCGCGATCGTGCACATGAGCCTCAACGGCGACCTGAAGATGCCGGAGAACTCGTTCGCCCAGCTGCGCCAGTCGAGCCTGCTCGGGGAGAAGTTCGTGCAGCTCGCCGAGCCCGCCGGGGAACCGGCGGCCGCGCCGCTGCGCGAGGGCTCGGTGATCCCGCTGGCGCGCACCAACCGCAACCCCGAGGTCGAGGAGGTGCTGGGCGCGCTGTCGCTGCTGCTCAACGGCGGCGGAGTGAACCAGCTGGCCGACATCACCCGCGAGCTGAACCACGCGCTCACCGGCAACGAGGCGGAGATCCGCGCCCTGCTGGCGCGGGTGGACCGGATCGCGACCGAACTGGACGGGCAGAAGTCGGAGATCATCCGGGCCATCGACGGGCTCAACCGGCTGTCCGGCACGCTCGTCGCGCAGACCGCGAACCTGACGACGGCGCTGGAAGACCTCGCGCCCGGGATGGCCGTGGTGACCCAGCAGCGGGACCAGCTGGTCGGGATGCTGCAGTCGCTCGACCGGTTGTCCGGTGTCGCCGTGGACACGATCGACGCGAGCCGGGAGTCGCTGCTGGCGGACCTGCGGGCGCTGGCGCCCACACTGTCCAAACTGGCCGAAGCGGGCACGAACCTGCCGGAGGCGCTGAAGATCCTGCCGACCTACCCGCTGCCCGACGTCGCAGGCGACGTGGTGAAGGGCGACTACGCGAACGTGACCGCGCGGCTCGACCTGAACCTGGACGCGATCTTCCAGAACATCGCCAACTCCGGGAAGTTCCCGTCGTTCCAGTTGCCGAGCGACAACGAGACCAGCACGCAGGCCGCGGCGCCGCCCCTGCCGATCCCGCAGCCCACGGCGCCGCAGGCGCAGACCCAGCCGCAGCCGGTGACCGGTCTGCTGCCCGGGCTGAGCGACCTGCTCGGCAACCTGCTGGGAGGGACGCCGTGA
- a CDS encoding MlaE family ABC transporter permease: protein MTAETLERRPGVSDRTLEMIARPGAVLEGLGSQLSFYVRALAWAPRTLRRYSRETLRLLTEVCFGTGGLAVIGGTLGVMIGMTLFTGLIVGLQGYAALNQLGTAALTGFISAYFNTREVAPLAAGLALSATVGCGFTAQLGAMRISEEIDALEVMAVPSLPYLVTTRVLAGLGAVIPLYAVGLLSSYLASRQVTVWLYGQSAGTYDHYFGLFLPPEDVLWSFGKVIVFSVLVILSHCYYGYTASGGPAGVGVAVGRAVRTSIVLISVLDFFLSLAVWGATTTVRIAG from the coding sequence ATGACCGCCGAAACGCTGGAGAGACGGCCCGGGGTGTCCGACCGGACACTCGAGATGATCGCGCGCCCCGGCGCCGTGCTGGAGGGACTGGGCAGCCAGCTCTCCTTCTACGTCCGCGCGCTCGCCTGGGCGCCACGCACGCTTCGCCGCTACAGCAGGGAAACGCTGCGGCTGCTGACCGAGGTCTGCTTCGGCACCGGCGGTCTCGCGGTGATCGGCGGGACGCTCGGCGTGATGATCGGCATGACCCTGTTCACCGGTCTCATCGTCGGCCTGCAGGGTTACGCCGCGCTGAACCAGCTCGGCACCGCCGCGCTCACCGGGTTCATCTCCGCCTACTTCAACACCCGCGAGGTCGCGCCGCTGGCCGCCGGTCTCGCGTTGTCGGCGACCGTCGGCTGCGGGTTCACCGCCCAGCTCGGCGCGATGCGCATCTCGGAGGAGATCGACGCGCTCGAGGTCATGGCGGTGCCCAGCCTGCCGTACCTGGTCACCACGCGCGTGCTGGCCGGGCTGGGCGCGGTGATCCCGTTGTACGCGGTCGGGCTGCTGTCGTCCTACCTGGCCTCGCGCCAGGTCACGGTGTGGCTCTACGGCCAGTCCGCGGGCACCTACGACCACTACTTCGGGCTGTTCCTGCCGCCCGAGGACGTGCTGTGGTCGTTCGGCAAGGTGATCGTGTTCAGCGTGCTGGTGATCCTGTCGCACTGCTACTACGGCTACACCGCCAGCGGCGGGCCCGCCGGCGTCGGCGTCGCGGTGGGGCGCGCGGTGCGGACGTCGATCGTGCTGATCTCGGTGCTGGACTTCTTCCTCAGCCTCGCGGTCTGGGGCGCGACCACGACGGTGAGGATCGCCGGATGA
- a CDS encoding MCE family protein, with product MKALKDRNQAAVGAVTLVLVVLVTLVSYFSDELPLLGTGTTYQAYFAESAGLAADNEVQVAGVKVGQVTDVSLAGRKVLVKFKVENTRVGDESTASIEIKTLLGEKYLALKPKGGGAQDPDEPIPVERTTTPFQLQDAFQQLSTTVGQIDTNQLAQSFDAVADALKDTPQPLRDTLSGLSALSRTVSSRDQELANLLANSSQVSRTLADRNAQLTAIINDGNLLLGELQRRRDAIKALLTGTQQLAAQLSGLVADNRAQLRPTLERLGEVTTILQNNQDNLNRSLELLAPFTRVGANATGNGRWFEGYICGLLPPVIKAGGLSINPEGCTPPISAPDQGLGGG from the coding sequence ATGAAGGCGCTCAAGGACCGCAACCAGGCCGCCGTCGGCGCGGTGACGCTCGTGCTCGTCGTGCTGGTGACGCTGGTGTCCTACTTCTCCGACGAGCTGCCGCTGCTCGGCACCGGGACCACCTACCAGGCCTACTTCGCCGAGTCCGCGGGCCTCGCGGCGGACAACGAGGTGCAGGTGGCCGGCGTGAAGGTCGGCCAGGTCACCGACGTGTCGCTGGCAGGCAGGAAGGTGCTGGTCAAGTTCAAGGTGGAGAACACCCGCGTCGGCGACGAGTCGACGGCGTCCATCGAGATCAAGACGCTGCTGGGGGAGAAGTACCTCGCGCTGAAGCCCAAGGGGGGCGGCGCGCAGGACCCGGACGAGCCGATCCCGGTCGAGCGCACCACCACTCCGTTCCAGCTGCAGGACGCCTTCCAGCAGCTGAGCACGACGGTCGGGCAGATCGACACGAACCAGCTCGCGCAGAGCTTCGACGCGGTCGCCGACGCGCTCAAGGACACGCCGCAACCGTTGCGGGACACGCTGTCCGGCCTGTCGGCGTTGTCGCGCACGGTGTCCTCCCGTGACCAGGAGCTGGCGAACCTGCTGGCGAACTCCAGCCAGGTGTCGCGGACGCTCGCCGACCGCAACGCCCAGCTCACCGCGATCATCAACGACGGCAACCTGCTGCTCGGCGAGCTGCAACGGCGCCGGGACGCGATCAAGGCGCTGCTCACCGGCACCCAGCAGCTCGCGGCCCAGCTGTCCGGGCTGGTCGCCGACAACCGCGCGCAGCTGCGGCCGACTCTGGAACGGCTCGGCGAGGTCACCACCATCCTGCAGAACAACCAGGACAACCTGAACCGCAGCCTCGAGCTGCTCGCGCCGTTCACCCGCGTCGGCGCGAACGCGACCGGCAACGGCCGCTGGTTCGAGGGCTACATCTGCGGGCTGCTGCCGCCGGTGATCAAGGCGGGCGGGCTGTCCATCAACCCCGAGGGCTGCACGCCGCCGATCTCCGCGCCGGACCAGGGATTGGGGGGCGGATGA
- a CDS encoding MEDS domain-containing protein — MIHDHRCWAFESTADFRARAREFLRDGLARGRQVWYVAPGDPALDGLDDAFRTGAARTVSLDKACPEGAVVDPDAQARNYALATEAALAAGYIGLRVAADWTPLVTTPGQLDTLARYEHAVDRYAAARPFSAMCGYDRGRVGDEVVARVASMHPATNADPGFWLFGSASASAALAGELDLSTEELLVEALRRADPRR; from the coding sequence GTGATTCACGATCACCGGTGCTGGGCCTTCGAGTCCACGGCGGATTTCCGGGCCCGCGCGCGGGAGTTCCTGCGCGACGGGCTCGCCCGCGGCAGGCAGGTCTGGTACGTCGCGCCCGGCGACCCGGCGCTCGACGGGCTGGACGACGCGTTTCGCACCGGCGCGGCGCGGACGGTCTCGCTCGACAAAGCGTGCCCGGAGGGCGCGGTGGTCGATCCGGACGCGCAGGCGCGCAACTACGCATTGGCGACCGAGGCCGCGCTGGCGGCGGGCTACATCGGGCTGCGGGTCGCGGCGGACTGGACGCCGCTCGTGACCACCCCGGGGCAGCTCGACACGCTCGCGCGCTACGAGCACGCGGTGGACCGGTACGCGGCCGCGCGGCCGTTCTCCGCGATGTGCGGGTACGACCGCGGCCGAGTGGGTGACGAGGTGGTGGCGAGGGTGGCGTCCATGCATCCGGCGACGAACGCCGACCCCGGGTTCTGGCTGTTCGGCTCGGCGTCGGCGTCGGCCGCGCTCGCCGGGGAGCTCGACCTGTCGACCGAGGAGCTGCTCGTCGAGGCGCTGCGGCGGGCGGATCCCCGCCGGTGA
- a CDS encoding MlaE family ABC transporter permease → MGSRTGTLTIPGTAALTQVGRLSTLAWEVLRAIPRRPFQFREWILQCWFFASVTILPTALVAVPFGAVIALQLGSLTQQIGAQSFTGAASALAIVQQAAPLITALLVAGAGGSAVCADIGARKIREEIDAMEVLGVNPIQRLIVPRVLAAMVVSVLLNGLVSVVGVLGGYFFNVVMQGGTPGAYLASFNALAQLPDLYVSEIKAVLYGFVAGVVAAYRGLNPAGGPKGVGDAVNQAVVITFLLLFLINVVLTAIYLRIIPPKAL, encoded by the coding sequence ATGGGGTCACGCACGGGAACGCTCACGATACCGGGCACCGCCGCGCTCACCCAGGTCGGCCGCCTGTCCACACTGGCCTGGGAAGTGCTGCGGGCGATCCCGCGCAGGCCCTTCCAGTTCCGCGAGTGGATCCTGCAGTGCTGGTTCTTCGCGAGCGTCACGATCCTGCCCACCGCGCTCGTCGCCGTCCCGTTCGGCGCGGTGATCGCGCTGCAGCTCGGCTCGCTGACGCAGCAGATCGGCGCGCAGTCGTTCACCGGCGCGGCCAGCGCACTGGCCATCGTGCAGCAGGCCGCCCCGCTGATCACCGCCCTGCTCGTCGCGGGCGCCGGAGGAAGCGCCGTCTGTGCTGATATCGGCGCGCGCAAGATCCGCGAAGAGATCGACGCGATGGAGGTGCTCGGGGTCAACCCGATCCAGCGCCTCATCGTGCCGCGCGTGCTCGCCGCGATGGTCGTGTCCGTGCTGCTCAACGGCCTGGTCAGCGTGGTCGGCGTGCTCGGCGGTTACTTCTTCAACGTCGTCATGCAGGGCGGCACCCCCGGCGCGTACCTGGCCAGCTTCAACGCGCTGGCGCAGCTGCCGGACCTCTACGTCAGCGAGATCAAGGCCGTGCTGTACGGGTTCGTCGCCGGGGTGGTGGCCGCCTACCGCGGGCTCAACCCGGCGGGCGGGCCGAAGGGCGTCGGCGACGCGGTGAACCAGGCCGTGGTCATCACGTTCCTGCTGCTGTTCCTCATCAACGTCGTGCTGACCGCCATCTACCTGCGGATCATTCCGCCGAAAGCGCTGTGA